In Citrus sinensis cultivar Valencia sweet orange chromosome 2, DVS_A1.0, whole genome shotgun sequence, a single genomic region encodes these proteins:
- the LOC112497210 gene encoding uncharacterized protein LOC112497210: MSMNEAYSMLLTHEARIESNQQNASKKAKLNYAANIAQTGLNKKSGGNNGGGYGNWNQNVNWNGNNGGRGGYNNNNRGGYGNWNQNVNWNGNNGGRGGYNNNNGGRGGFGRGFTRQGRGNWSDGNH, translated from the coding sequence atgtctATGAATGAAGCATATTCTATGCTTTTAACTCATGAAGCTAGAATTGAGAGTAATCAACAAAATGCTagtaaaaaagcaaaattgaACTATGCTGCCAATATAGCTCAAACTGGACTTAATAAGAAATCTGGTGGTAATAATGGAGGAGGTTATGGTAATTGGAACCAAAATGTCAATTGGAATGGAAATAATGGTGGCAGAGGAggctataataataataatagaggaGGTTATGGTAACTGGAATCAAAATGTCAATTGGAATGGAAATAATGGTGGCAGAGGAggctataataataataatggaggAAGAGGTGGTTTTGGTAGAGGTTTTACAAGGCAAGGAAGGGGTAACTGGTCTGATGGTAATCACTGA